A genomic segment from Ruegeria sp. TM1040 encodes:
- a CDS encoding MmcB family DNA repair protein — MQPGQRLARGVSRYLRSMGFAALEEFVPQRGLRVDVMALGPKGELWVIECKSSRADFQSDGKWQGYLEWCDRYFWAVDVEFPTELLPEGTGLILADAYDAEVVRMGPEQKVAPARRKKMTQKFAMDAARRLQRLRDPRPGREAFAFAVSEEDCDS, encoded by the coding sequence ATGCAGCCGGGGCAGCGTCTTGCCCGTGGCGTCAGTCGCTACCTCCGATCCATGGGGTTTGCGGCGCTTGAAGAATTTGTTCCGCAGCGCGGTTTGCGGGTCGATGTGATGGCCTTGGGTCCCAAGGGGGAGCTCTGGGTCATCGAATGCAAATCCAGCCGCGCCGATTTTCAAAGCGATGGCAAATGGCAGGGCTACCTTGAGTGGTGCGACCGGTATTTCTGGGCGGTGGATGTGGAGTTTCCCACCGAGCTTCTGCCCGAAGGCACCGGTTTGATCCTCGCGGATGCTTATGACGCAGAGGTGGTACGCATGGGGCCTGAGCAGAAAGTGGCGCCAGCGCGCCGCAAGAAAATGACACAGAAGTTCGCCATGGATGCGGCCCGTCGCCTGCAACGGCTGCGTGATCCACGCCCCGGACGTGAGGCCTTTGCCTTTGCTGTGTCAGAGGAGGACTGCGACAGCTGA